One genomic segment of Panicum virgatum strain AP13 chromosome 2N, P.virgatum_v5, whole genome shotgun sequence includes these proteins:
- the LOC120662829 gene encoding uncharacterized protein LOC120662829: MARESIYGASWEEAFHWQRPDELEVRDVAVDPFSLRQFSRLNIDRPLPIPSVSVDDRSAHVSPARFDTGASVPATAAAASPRASIAGGIKALATPTGLGVDDARPAAHSPPSAALPRSKLSDSWETELADAGFDVALPSSSERKASEPQRWGSDVPLIAAADAEEYSFGGAKAGRGKQQAKHAGKGPFTCCMHVPGLARRIKPPTSTAAAAVAMAARPYSSSAFGNKTAAAVEAGYPSTCSASARPSNMSLAVSLERFDCLSTSSSSRGLGLDDGEAASSSSCFELPLELILGCDDGEESDLPVCAAFLFDSDGVRKSVLKRRLEAGAGMEPRRPSLGKVSTDSPGTGRISTHHVRVSLKSRSPAASTSP, from the coding sequence ATGGCGAGGGAGTCCATCTACGGAGCCTCGTGGGAAGAGGCCTTCCACTGGCAGCGCCCGGATGAGCTGGAGGTGAGGGACGTGGCCGTCGACCCCTTCTCTCTGCGGCAGTTCTCCCGGCTCAATATCGACAGGCCCCTTCCCATCCCCTCCGTCTCCGTGGACGACCGCAGTGCCCACGTGTCGCCGGCTCGGTTCGACACCGGTGCGAGCGtgccggccaccgcggcggcggcgtccccgcgCGCGTCGATCGCCGGGGGGATAAAGGCTCTGGCCACCCCCACCGGGTTAGGCGTCGACGATGCGCGCCCAGCCGCGCACTCCCCGCCCTCCGCGGCGCTGCCGAGGAGCAAGCTGTCCGACAGCTGGGAGACGGAGCTAGCGGACGCTGGTTTCGACGTTGCCCTGCCCTCGTCGTCGGAGCGGAAGGCGAGCGAGCCGCAGCGCTGGGGCAGCGACGTGCCGCTGATCGCTGCCGCGGACGCCGAGGAGTACTCCTTCGGCGGCGCCAAGGCCGGCCGGGGCAAGCAGCAAGCGAAGCACGCCGGGAAAGGGCCGTTCACCTGCTGCATGCACGTCCCGGGGCTCGCCAGGAGGATCAAACCTCCGACatcgacagcggcggcggcggtggcgatggcTGCGCGCCCTTATTCGTCGAGCGCATTCGGCAACAAGACCGCCGCGGCCGTGGAGGCCGGCTACCCAAGCACGTGCTCGGCGTCGGCGCGACCGAGCAACATGTCGCTGGCCGTGTCGCTGGAGCGGTTCGACTGCctgtcgacgtcgtcgtcctcgcGGGGCCTGGGCCTCGACGACGGGGAggccgcctcctcgtcgtcctgctTCGAGCTGCCGCTGGAGCTCATCCTGGgctgcgacgacggcgaggagtCCGACCTGCCGGTGTGCGCCGCGTTCTTGTTCGACAGCGACGGCGTGCGGAAGAGCGTGCTCAAGAGGAGGCTGGAAGCTGGCGCAGGCATGGAGCCGCGGCGGCCGTCGCTGGGGAAGGTGTCCACCGACTCTCCCGGCACCGGCAGGATCTCGACCCATCACGTCCGGGTCTCCTTGAAGTCGAGGTCTCCAGCGGCATCCACATCGCCGTAG